In Thermospira aquatica, the following proteins share a genomic window:
- a CDS encoding GltB/FmdC/FwdC-like GXGXG domain-containing protein: MKVIDAKNLHYRELNTLVYEAVQNGEKHIRIDNVLGQRFIGDGLRGEDILIEVHGTPGNDLAAFMNGPTIRVYGNAQDGVGNTMNAGKIFIHGDAGDVLFYGMRGGEVYIKGDVGYRVGIHMKEYMDFIPKAVIGGCAGDFFGEYMAGGVLVLLGLNTSRGDALTGDYLSTGMHGGRIYIRGKVDPSTLGKEAKPFDIDSEDEKILKPLLENFCREFGYDMKEILKVPFTKLIPVSKRPYGKHYVPGWHTLTNRKQLVPSSYEDNGYPYTRSVRDR; encoded by the coding sequence ATGAAAGTTATAGATGCAAAAAATCTCCACTACAGGGAACTCAACACCCTTGTCTATGAGGCAGTACAGAATGGCGAAAAGCACATTCGTATTGACAATGTTTTGGGGCAGCGTTTCATTGGTGATGGTCTTCGAGGGGAGGATATTCTTATCGAAGTGCATGGCACACCGGGAAATGATCTCGCTGCTTTTATGAATGGTCCCACTATTCGTGTGTATGGAAATGCTCAGGATGGTGTTGGAAATACGATGAATGCCGGAAAAATCTTTATTCATGGTGATGCCGGGGATGTGCTTTTTTATGGGATGCGGGGTGGAGAGGTCTATATCAAAGGCGATGTTGGTTATCGTGTGGGTATTCACATGAAGGAGTATATGGACTTTATTCCCAAGGCGGTTATTGGTGGGTGTGCGGGAGACTTTTTTGGCGAGTATATGGCCGGAGGGGTGCTTGTTCTTCTCGGCTTGAACACATCCAGGGGTGATGCTCTTACAGGAGATTATCTCTCTACGGGTATGCATGGTGGACGCATTTATATCCGGGGTAAAGTCGATCCCTCAACCCTGGGGAAAGAGGCTAAGCCTTTTGATATTGACAGTGAGGATGAGAAGATCCTGAAACCTCTTCTTGAAAACTTTTGTAGAGAGTTTGGCTATGATATGAAAGAGATTCTCAAGGTGCCGTTTACCAAACTCATTCCGGTGAGTAAGCGTCCCTATGGAAAACACTATGTACCAGGGTGGCATACGCTCACGAATCGAAAACAGCTGGTGCCTTCATCATACGAGGACAACGGGTATCCCTATACTCGATCTGTCCGTGATCGTTAA
- a CDS encoding transposase produces MALGLVTDTMGFIRYSHIYEGNIRDSKTLKKTIKDMEERYPSEGHCPVIVIDAGIATEENLRMLRSKRGTMYVYPLRR; encoded by the coding sequence ATGGCATTGGGATTGGTGACAGACACGATGGGTTTCATCCGATACAGCCATATCTATGAAGGAAACATCAGGGACAGTAAGACTTTGAAGAAGACTATTAAAGACATGGAGGAGCGATATCCTTCGGAGGGTCACTGTCCTGTGATAGTAATAGATGCAGGGATAGCCACTGAGGAGAATCTCAGGATGTTACGGAGCAAAAGAGGGACTATGTATGTGTATCCCTTGCGAAGATGA
- a CDS encoding NAD(P)/FAD-dependent oxidoreductase translates to MIKAKYLTIGYSAGAIGMIEAIRQYDKDGTIMTLTKEPYVAYGRPAIVDYAMGKIDDDGIFYRGKSYSEMRNVKVLTNAEVVAIQPKSKTVKLASGEEIGYEYLLINTGGKPISPPMPGKELDGVMHFFTLDEAKVMREQVLKRGAKKAVVIGGGLIGLKATEALVHLGVEVTMVELAPIILGRALDPVSSRLMAEKMQKHGVKIYTNASVTEILGDNRVRQVKLSTGDVIDTDLVYISIGVTPETKLAEEAGITVNRGIEVNRFMQTNLPDIYAAGDVAKGYNFLTKENMVIAIWPVARKMGYFAGLSMVGKPLEYDGSIPMNSLYFEDLYTISYGETNPQNPADYEILEKLYDDGVTYRKFVIKDNRIMGAVFVNDITRAGIVKGLIYEDIPVSKYKDKLLRRDFSFVDLPKSYRAFVYGKPFKELLAKE, encoded by the coding sequence ATGATCAAAGCAAAATATCTCACGATTGGGTATTCAGCGGGAGCTATCGGAATGATAGAGGCTATCCGCCAATATGATAAAGATGGTACTATCATGACTCTTACGAAAGAGCCTTACGTGGCTTATGGAAGACCAGCCATTGTAGACTACGCCATGGGAAAAATAGATGATGATGGGATCTTTTACCGTGGCAAGTCCTACAGTGAAATGCGAAATGTTAAGGTTCTTACCAATGCAGAAGTGGTAGCTATCCAGCCAAAATCCAAGACAGTGAAACTTGCTTCAGGTGAGGAGATAGGCTATGAGTATCTCCTCATTAACACAGGAGGAAAACCCATCAGTCCTCCCATGCCCGGCAAGGAGCTTGATGGAGTAATGCACTTTTTTACTCTTGATGAAGCAAAAGTCATGCGTGAACAGGTATTAAAACGTGGTGCAAAGAAAGCAGTGGTGATCGGTGGTGGGCTTATTGGTCTGAAGGCCACGGAAGCCCTTGTTCATCTTGGGGTAGAGGTTACTATGGTAGAGTTGGCTCCTATTATTTTGGGGCGAGCTCTTGATCCGGTAAGTTCTCGTCTCATGGCAGAGAAGATGCAGAAACATGGAGTAAAGATCTACACCAATGCCAGTGTCACAGAAATTCTTGGCGACAATCGTGTTCGTCAGGTTAAACTCTCCACAGGGGATGTGATAGATACCGATCTTGTGTACATCTCTATTGGGGTTACACCGGAGACCAAGCTTGCTGAAGAGGCTGGTATTACGGTGAACCGTGGTATTGAGGTAAATCGATTTATGCAAACCAATCTTCCGGATATTTATGCAGCGGGGGATGTGGCCAAAGGGTACAACTTTCTTACGAAAGAAAACATGGTTATCGCTATCTGGCCGGTGGCTCGCAAGATGGGGTATTTTGCCGGGCTTTCAATGGTGGGGAAACCCCTTGAGTATGATGGGTCTATTCCGATGAACTCTTTGTACTTTGAGGATCTGTACACCATTTCCTATGGAGAAACCAATCCTCAAAATCCCGCCGACTATGAGATTTTAGAGAAACTCTATGATGATGGAGTGACGTACCGCAAGTTTGTCATAAAGGATAATCGTATCATGGGAGCGGTTTTTGTAAACGATATTACCCGAGCAGGCATTGTGAAAGGATTGATTTACGAGGATATCCCGGTTTCCAAGTACAAAGATAAGCTTCTCCGTCGAGATTTTTCATTTGTAGACCTGCCCAAAAGTTACCGTGCTTTTGTTTACGGAAAACCTTTTAAAGAACTTCTTGCAAAAGAATAA
- a CDS encoding glutamate synthase-related protein, whose product MLYQPIVTNFYDFRVVRDQDRCIKCQGCVTQCSFEANFWDPDRERIDSIHSKCVGCHRCEAYCPTDAISIQPNPSAFRSHGYWSKREIRNIYLNAESGAIGLTGMGNDMQTQPVYFDRMLFDACQVTNPSIDPLREPMELRTYMGNRGREVNVSRDANKVELTTKLSPLMKLDIPIIFGPMSFGSINLNVQKALAATAQAYGTYWSTGEGGLHRSLYKYGPNTIVQVASGRFGVHEEYLKAGGAIEIKIGQGAKPGIGGHLPGEKVLEEISKTRMIPVGSDAISPAPHHDIYSIEDLRQLIYALKEATRYEKPVSVKVAAVHNIAAIASGIARAGADVIVVDGYRGGTGATPTIVREHTGIPIELAIAVVDDRLRQEGIRENVGLVAAGGIRSAADALKAIALGADAVYVASAALIAVGCTMCQQCHTGRCAWGITTNDPFLAKRQNPEIATERVSNMLRAWQIEMKEVLGSMGLNAIESLRGNRERLRAVGMTKEEMEVLGLKMAGIGM is encoded by the coding sequence ATGCTTTATCAGCCAATTGTTACGAATTTCTACGATTTTCGTGTTGTTCGCGATCAGGACCGTTGTATCAAATGTCAGGGTTGTGTGACCCAGTGTTCCTTTGAGGCAAACTTTTGGGATCCTGATCGGGAGAGAATAGATTCTATTCACAGTAAATGTGTGGGATGTCATCGATGTGAGGCCTATTGTCCTACGGATGCGATTTCTATTCAGCCAAATCCAAGCGCTTTTCGTTCTCATGGTTACTGGTCCAAGCGCGAGATTCGCAATATCTACCTCAATGCAGAGAGTGGTGCGATCGGTCTTACCGGTATGGGAAACGATATGCAGACCCAGCCTGTGTATTTTGATAGGATGCTTTTTGATGCCTGTCAGGTGACCAACCCTTCTATCGATCCCCTTCGTGAACCGATGGAACTTCGTACGTATATGGGCAACCGTGGGCGAGAGGTGAATGTCTCTCGTGATGCCAACAAAGTAGAACTTACAACAAAACTTTCTCCTCTTATGAAACTGGATATTCCCATCATTTTTGGTCCAATGTCATTTGGTTCAATTAACCTCAATGTACAAAAAGCTTTGGCTGCTACCGCTCAGGCTTATGGAACATACTGGAGTACAGGAGAGGGGGGGCTGCATCGAAGTCTCTACAAGTATGGGCCCAATACCATTGTTCAGGTAGCCTCAGGGCGTTTCGGTGTTCACGAGGAGTATCTCAAAGCAGGTGGAGCGATAGAGATCAAAATTGGGCAGGGAGCAAAACCAGGTATTGGTGGACATCTTCCTGGAGAGAAGGTGCTTGAAGAGATCTCTAAGACGCGTATGATTCCGGTGGGAAGTGATGCTATTTCTCCTGCGCCCCACCACGATATTTATTCGATCGAGGATCTTCGTCAGCTTATCTATGCCCTCAAGGAGGCTACCCGTTATGAGAAACCGGTAAGTGTCAAGGTGGCTGCCGTGCATAATATTGCAGCCATTGCTTCAGGGATTGCCCGGGCAGGGGCCGATGTGATTGTTGTGGATGGGTACCGTGGAGGAACGGGTGCCACACCAACCATTGTTCGTGAGCATACGGGTATCCCCATCGAACTTGCTATTGCCGTCGTTGACGACCGTCTTCGTCAGGAGGGTATACGTGAAAACGTAGGTCTGGTGGCTGCGGGAGGTATCCGAAGCGCCGCAGATGCGCTCAAGGCTATTGCTCTCGGTGCAGATGCTGTGTATGTCGCTAGCGCAGCGCTCATTGCTGTTGGGTGTACAATGTGTCAGCAGTGTCATACTGGCCGCTGTGCATGGGGTATTACCACCAACGATCCCTTCCTGGCAAAACGACAGAACCCTGAAATCGCCACCGAACGTGTTTCCAACATGCTTCGTGCCTGGCAGATTGAGATGAAAGAGGTTCTCGGAAGTATGGGACTGAATGCCATTGAGAGCTTGCGTGGAAATAGAGAAAGACTCCGGGCTGTTGGTATGACCAAAGAAGAAATGGAAGTGCTGGGTCTGAAAATGGCCGGTATTGGTATGTAA
- a CDS encoding class II glutamine amidotransferase — protein sequence MPYTYEDVIPYGEKDTSGCGLIGFIHRDGRKEDGNNIIRAIEHMRERGNGLGGGFAVYGLYESYKDHYALHMMYDNNEARKETESFIKSSFAIDLEEQIPTRPNKNITNPPLFYRYFCKIPETYLQFKEADDYVREKVIAINKYINGAFVLSSGKNMGAFKGVGEAHDIGDFFRLDEYKAHTWIAHSRFPTNTPGWWGGAHPFTMLNYSVVHNGEISSYGINRRYLESFGYECSMRTDTEVVAYGVDLLRRRHKLPWKAVASVFASKFWKDIDKLSPEERDLHIRLRSSYGGLLFNGPFAFIIGFEGGFMAIADRGKLRPMVVGYKGDSVYVSSEEASIRLIQPDLDRIWHPRAGEPVFAFLKGYEE from the coding sequence ATGCCCTATACCTATGAGGACGTCATCCCCTATGGGGAAAAAGACACATCCGGTTGTGGACTCATCGGGTTTATTCACCGCGATGGACGCAAGGAGGATGGAAACAATATTATCCGTGCTATTGAGCACATGAGGGAGCGCGGAAATGGACTTGGTGGCGGCTTCGCTGTGTACGGGCTGTATGAATCCTACAAGGATCACTATGCCCTGCACATGATGTACGACAACAATGAGGCTCGCAAGGAGACGGAGAGTTTTATCAAGTCTTCTTTTGCCATTGATCTGGAGGAACAGATCCCTACCAGACCCAACAAGAACATCACCAATCCCCCTCTCTTCTACCGTTATTTCTGTAAGATACCTGAAACCTATCTTCAGTTCAAAGAAGCGGATGATTATGTGCGAGAGAAGGTTATTGCTATCAATAAGTATATCAACGGGGCTTTTGTTCTCTCAAGTGGAAAGAACATGGGTGCTTTTAAGGGAGTAGGAGAAGCCCATGATATTGGGGATTTCTTTCGCCTCGATGAATACAAGGCGCACACGTGGATAGCGCATAGTCGCTTCCCGACAAATACCCCTGGATGGTGGGGAGGGGCCCATCCCTTCACAATGTTGAATTACTCGGTGGTTCATAATGGAGAGATTTCTTCGTATGGTATCAATCGCCGTTATCTTGAAAGTTTTGGGTACGAGTGTTCGATGAGAACAGATACCGAGGTTGTGGCGTATGGTGTTGATCTTCTCCGGCGCCGACATAAACTTCCCTGGAAGGCTGTGGCATCGGTGTTTGCCTCAAAGTTTTGGAAGGATATTGATAAGCTTTCTCCTGAGGAACGTGATCTTCATATTCGGTTGCGGTCTTCTTATGGAGGTCTCCTTTTCAATGGTCCTTTTGCTTTTATCATTGGGTTTGAGGGGGGATTTATGGCTATTGCAGACCGTGGTAAATTGAGACCGATGGTGGTTGGGTACAAAGGAGATTCAGTCTATGTATCCAGTGAAGAGGCTTCCATCCGGTTGATTCAACCCGATCTCGATCGCATCTGGCATCCACGAGCGGGTGAACCTGTGTTTGCTTTTCTCAAAGGCTACGAAGAATAA
- a CDS encoding 4Fe-4S dicluster domain-containing protein gives MKRVYPREEYCVACHLCEVACILEHSKSKNIFVAFSEKPKVNSKIEVQMRGPLSFSANCRMCEHAECVEACPVGAMWRYDDTGLVKVDQERCIGCWMCIMACPQGSITTRVDKELGLRVSDKCDLCEGRAEGPACVQACPNDALVFEDRDEKLPKETPLRGSYHEYVAGEDLNLID, from the coding sequence GTGAAAAGAGTTTATCCGAGAGAAGAGTACTGTGTTGCCTGTCACCTTTGTGAGGTGGCCTGTATTCTCGAGCATTCAAAATCGAAAAATATCTTTGTGGCTTTTTCGGAAAAGCCCAAGGTAAATTCCAAAATAGAAGTCCAGATGCGCGGACCCCTTTCTTTTTCTGCTAACTGTCGTATGTGTGAACATGCCGAGTGTGTGGAGGCTTGTCCCGTGGGCGCGATGTGGCGCTATGATGATACAGGACTGGTGAAAGTTGATCAGGAACGCTGTATCGGATGCTGGATGTGTATTATGGCTTGTCCTCAGGGTTCCATTACTACCCGCGTAGATAAAGAGCTTGGCTTGCGTGTCTCAGACAAGTGTGATCTTTGTGAGGGACGTGCAGAGGGACCAGCGTGTGTGCAGGCCTGTCCCAATGATGCCCTGGTTTTTGAGGACAGGGATGAAAAGCTTCCAAAAGAAACACCGCTGCGGGGCTCTTACCATGAGTATGTTGCTGGTGAAGACCTTAACCTCATCGACTAA